The proteins below come from a single Tenuifilum thalassicum genomic window:
- a CDS encoding T9SS type A sorting domain-containing protein, whose protein sequence is MSRLLLFVLLTLSFNAIGQTKYLSEDFEGGVKPSGWSEERVSGNRFWRYQSGGYASSSAPTYHHPSSAHSGSYNALFQQEQVGPSTKLITPEIDLRFSTKPVIEFWHAQESWGANDMLKVYYRLSPTSPWVYLIEYPNATIGWVKREIILPEEAKSAKCQIGFEGISNWGWGVCLDDIEVVERGNVPRVVYSINALQNNQDIPSGTPANPIFAIEIIVKGNTGTLNLSNINATFTGTSISDISNWQLFYSTDTVTVTKNKISCTVNVSGNTITLSNITQELQTGENYIFIAADISQSANHGDELDLMLSPNSITISGSTYPSSALNPSGKYTISESLLTDDFESSTSNWTLSGSWEIGEPTGSGINDPTYTYNGAKILATNLNGNYPAGIEKNSPHEAIIGPVNAKYYQDLKIQYKRWLNIDYFDKTKIYVSNDNKNSWTPIWNNNNLILDKSWRATTHNISTLATRKQDVWVKISIDTSDNSTEYGGWNIDNFAVTGDFIASDVGVTSLVSPKPYCGLTNAEQVKVKVKNFGGSQINTPFEVGYSLDGGSTFTRESFNPTVDFEGEVELTFNQKADLSTPGLKNIVVKTFHPDDEDNTNDAFSIKFFVYPTVEPPISYSFENSTQYWYGHGTNSTIAWGKPQGNVLNKAYDGVNAWVTNLKYSHNPNETSILESPCFNISSLNYPILSFYFMMQVEEGIDGFNIEYSIDGGATWQLLNSHPGYSQNWYDTPTVTALGTAGWSKNTQNFKYASTLLPNDALLAGNIKLRFVFKSNATNNYEGVAIDNIVIKELPYDIGISQLNAPTDACEIGKVPLNITLKNYGYKPLPANLKIPIVAKIDGLSYKDTITLASQIGENGNLEYTTTFKHNFNKAKFYQVNIYTNIKEDRDRTNDTLKTQVEVYGMPGYTLGADIGTLQVDTVTLDAGSGYSAYQWKTKIPATASSWSTGKTTQTYNATEVSYGLYAIAVTNSRGCQAHDTIEVIQSDKNVGIISIDNITSGCSHPDPISPTVTIKHFGNSPFDGSQSFNVGISIDGQEVLSENFTPSNGWTTNDTYQFTFSGTIDLSQKGNYAISAYTKYQDDIDKDNDTLSINVSTYGVPEISFGLSDTVSTSNVDTITLSVDNGFNSYQWERKIDGTSTWETLSETSESLSLSGIPYNTRSAHYKVLVTDSWGCGTGETSIFINTKDIGVYSIESPSSATCYSPEGFKVKAQIQNYGQDVYPAGTIINTKVTTEQGTYEQTFTLESDLTPGDRVTIEMNDFTQLPEGEHTIVVSTNVTGDLTPTNDSKSTTFTVVPSPSVEIIPDTLRQHFTPTSTYTISPNYSADCSNYLWQDGSTYSNYTILGFPSQDLFHVKVSNEHGCSSADTMKVIYHDINLIQVLSPKNSCELNGEYDVKFRLQNLGPDMPAGSRIEVKAWINGNLMSTETITLTEPLNYQNVKDITLTAKATISNQAEIRIEVKSLDFEEVTYTNNVQTKFVTSTGYPTINLGPDREVHAFTDTIKAGSGFDSYSWTTGSTDSTIIVNQSGTYGVTVSDYYGCTASDEINITLILDDIEVTALNNPKSGCNMGSAEPVEIQIRNNGDKVIPGGTDITLGFEHNGQTTTEQYTLPQTMDPQSTLTIPFTNTMDFSVRKDYNIKVWAIWANDMVSSNDTIVTTITAYPDILVDLGGDEVHCDGTTVTIDAGDYNNSPSYSWSTGATTQTIEVTESGTYSVTVTDANGCSDTGSKTITFQQAPNVTINDFAPVCSSQSELTLTGASPEGGTWSGNTVVGNIFYPSQAGAGNHTITYAYTDSYGCTSSASKEITVNPSPIVDLGPDRTITAPITLDPGDFYAYLWHDGSTNRTYYVDATGEYSVTVTDAKGCKGYDDVYIIYNETFDVQVTALKNPTNHCFDGKDDDVTVTLTNKGGKTVDANETITLNLNVNNQNITEEVSFDSPFETNDTKEYTFSKKINLPQGSNTLNFVAKFNNISGTPSQFNVEIYNTPSLELGDGADTLRVKLPYELASGVGGVSYNWNTGATSPTITVNTWGKYWLTITDSHGCTASDTIVITWPLSVTENNLNGEIDIFPNPASENLTIRIKTPTPIENTLKLLSPLGQCVYETKTEFALSSSTNININHLQPGVYILQISNNTGKASFKIIINR, encoded by the coding sequence ATGAGTCGATTATTGTTGTTTGTGTTGTTAACTTTATCCTTTAATGCAATTGGTCAAACAAAGTACTTATCTGAAGATTTTGAAGGAGGAGTTAAGCCAAGCGGTTGGTCAGAAGAAAGAGTTTCAGGGAATAGGTTCTGGAGATATCAAAGCGGAGGATATGCATCATCGAGTGCTCCAACATATCATCATCCTTCAAGTGCCCATTCAGGTAGTTATAATGCACTTTTCCAGCAGGAACAGGTAGGCCCTTCAACAAAACTCATCACCCCTGAAATAGATTTGAGGTTTTCCACAAAGCCCGTCATAGAGTTTTGGCACGCACAAGAATCGTGGGGGGCAAATGACATGCTTAAAGTGTACTATAGGCTAAGTCCCACCTCACCCTGGGTTTACCTTATAGAATATCCCAATGCAACAATAGGATGGGTGAAACGCGAAATAATCTTACCCGAAGAGGCAAAGTCGGCCAAATGCCAGATAGGATTTGAGGGGATATCTAATTGGGGATGGGGAGTTTGCTTAGACGACATTGAAGTTGTTGAGCGCGGCAACGTTCCAAGAGTTGTATACAGTATTAATGCATTACAAAACAACCAGGATATCCCATCTGGAACTCCTGCAAACCCAATTTTCGCCATTGAAATAATAGTTAAAGGAAATACAGGAACGCTTAACCTCTCAAACATTAATGCAACATTTACTGGCACATCAATAAGTGACATATCAAATTGGCAGCTATTCTACTCAACCGACACTGTAACCGTTACCAAAAATAAAATCTCATGTACAGTAAATGTCTCAGGTAACACCATTACACTATCTAACATCACACAAGAACTCCAAACTGGAGAAAACTACATATTTATTGCTGCTGACATTAGCCAAAGTGCAAACCATGGCGATGAGCTTGATTTAATGCTTTCGCCTAATTCAATCACCATAAGTGGCTCAACCTATCCGTCATCAGCATTAAACCCTTCTGGGAAATACACTATTTCAGAATCGCTATTAACAGACGACTTTGAGTCCAGCACATCTAATTGGACTCTAAGTGGCTCGTGGGAGATTGGAGAACCAACAGGCTCTGGCATTAACGACCCCACATACACTTACAACGGAGCAAAGATTCTTGCTACTAACCTTAATGGCAACTACCCTGCGGGAATTGAAAAGAACTCCCCGCATGAGGCAATAATAGGTCCAGTAAATGCAAAATACTATCAAGACCTAAAAATACAATACAAACGATGGCTAAATATTGACTATTTTGATAAAACAAAAATTTACGTTAGCAACGACAACAAAAACTCATGGACACCAATATGGAATAACAACAACCTCATTCTTGATAAAAGTTGGAGAGCCACAACCCACAACATTTCAACCCTAGCAACTCGCAAGCAAGATGTTTGGGTTAAAATAAGTATTGACACAAGCGATAATTCCACTGAATACGGAGGCTGGAATATCGACAACTTTGCTGTTACAGGCGATTTCATTGCCAGTGATGTAGGAGTAACCTCACTTGTATCGCCAAAACCATATTGTGGATTAACAAACGCGGAGCAAGTAAAAGTTAAGGTAAAGAACTTTGGTGGCAGCCAAATTAACACTCCCTTTGAGGTAGGATATTCGTTAGACGGAGGAAGCACCTTTACTAGAGAATCGTTTAACCCAACTGTTGACTTTGAGGGTGAAGTTGAGCTTACCTTTAATCAGAAAGCAGATTTAAGCACACCAGGGTTAAAAAACATTGTCGTTAAAACCTTTCACCCAGATGATGAGGATAACACAAATGATGCTTTTAGCATAAAGTTCTTTGTTTATCCAACTGTTGAGCCTCCTATAAGCTATTCCTTTGAAAACTCCACTCAATACTGGTATGGACACGGCACCAACAGCACAATTGCGTGGGGGAAGCCGCAGGGCAATGTCCTAAACAAAGCCTATGATGGCGTGAATGCTTGGGTAACAAACTTAAAGTATAGCCATAATCCCAATGAAACATCAATACTAGAAAGCCCATGTTTTAACATATCAAGCCTTAACTATCCCATACTGTCGTTTTATTTCATGATGCAAGTTGAAGAAGGAATTGATGGTTTTAACATTGAATACAGCATAGACGGCGGAGCTACTTGGCAGTTACTAAACTCTCATCCAGGCTACTCACAAAATTGGTACGATACGCCAACAGTAACCGCACTTGGCACTGCTGGCTGGAGTAAAAACACTCAAAACTTTAAGTATGCATCAACACTACTTCCAAACGATGCTTTACTTGCCGGAAATATTAAGCTGCGTTTTGTTTTTAAATCAAACGCAACAAATAACTACGAAGGTGTAGCTATTGACAACATAGTAATCAAAGAACTACCATACGACATAGGCATTTCACAACTCAACGCACCCACCGATGCCTGCGAAATTGGAAAGGTTCCCTTAAATATCACCTTAAAAAATTACGGCTACAAACCCCTGCCAGCCAATCTAAAAATACCAATAGTTGCAAAAATAGATGGACTCTCATATAAAGATACCATTACACTAGCTTCTCAAATTGGGGAAAATGGCAATTTAGAATACACCACAACATTTAAGCACAACTTCAACAAAGCCAAGTTCTATCAAGTTAATATCTACACTAACATTAAAGAAGATAGGGATAGAACTAACGACACGCTAAAAACACAAGTTGAAGTTTATGGAATGCCAGGATACACACTTGGTGCAGATATTGGGACTCTACAAGTTGACACAGTAACATTAGATGCTGGGAGCGGCTACAGCGCCTATCAGTGGAAAACCAAAATCCCCGCTACAGCGTCTTCTTGGTCTACTGGTAAAACAACACAAACTTATAATGCCACGGAGGTTAGCTATGGACTATACGCAATTGCAGTAACTAATAGCAGGGGTTGCCAAGCTCATGATACAATTGAGGTTATTCAATCCGACAAGAATGTAGGAATAATAAGTATCGACAACATTACAAGCGGATGTTCGCACCCCGACCCAATCAGCCCAACAGTAACAATAAAACATTTTGGGAACTCTCCATTTGACGGTAGTCAAAGTTTCAACGTTGGCATAAGCATTGATGGGCAAGAGGTACTTTCTGAGAACTTTACTCCCAGCAATGGCTGGACAACAAACGACACCTATCAGTTTACATTTTCTGGAACTATTGACCTAAGCCAAAAGGGGAACTACGCCATTTCCGCTTATACCAAATACCAGGATGACATTGATAAAGACAACGATACCCTTAGCATCAATGTTTCAACATATGGTGTACCTGAAATATCATTTGGTCTTTCCGATACTGTTTCCACAAGCAATGTTGACACGATTACATTAAGTGTTGACAATGGATTTAATAGCTACCAGTGGGAACGGAAAATTGATGGAACATCTACCTGGGAAACCTTAAGCGAAACATCTGAAAGTTTAAGTTTAAGTGGAATACCCTACAATACCCGTTCAGCGCATTACAAGGTTTTAGTTACCGACAGTTGGGGGTGCGGAACAGGAGAAACTTCAATCTTTATTAACACAAAAGACATTGGCGTATACAGCATTGAGAGCCCCTCTAGTGCAACCTGCTACTCTCCCGAAGGATTTAAGGTAAAGGCTCAAATTCAAAACTATGGTCAAGATGTTTACCCAGCAGGGACTATCATTAACACTAAGGTAACTACCGAACAGGGAACTTATGAGCAAACATTTACTCTTGAATCGGACTTAACCCCTGGCGATAGGGTAACCATTGAAATGAACGACTTTACACAACTACCTGAAGGAGAACATACAATTGTAGTATCGACCAATGTAACAGGCGATCTAACACCAACCAACGATTCAAAAAGCACAACCTTTACTGTAGTACCATCGCCTAGCGTTGAAATTATTCCAGATACACTTCGTCAGCATTTTACCCCTACATCCACCTACACCATTTCACCAAACTACTCTGCCGATTGCAGCAACTACCTATGGCAAGATGGTTCTACATATTCAAATTATACAATTTTAGGGTTCCCCTCACAAGACCTATTCCACGTAAAAGTATCTAATGAACACGGGTGTTCATCGGCCGACACCATGAAAGTAATATACCACGACATCAACCTAATACAAGTCCTTTCTCCCAAAAATAGCTGCGAGCTAAATGGCGAATATGACGTTAAGTTCCGTTTGCAAAACCTTGGACCAGATATGCCTGCTGGTTCTAGAATTGAGGTTAAGGCTTGGATTAATGGAAACCTGATGTCAACAGAAACCATCACTTTAACTGAGCCATTAAACTATCAGAATGTAAAAGACATTACCCTTACAGCAAAGGCAACCATTTCAAACCAAGCAGAAATTAGGATTGAAGTTAAATCATTAGATTTTGAGGAGGTAACCTATACCAACAATGTACAAACCAAATTTGTAACCTCTACAGGTTACCCTACAATTAACCTAGGCCCAGATCGTGAAGTTCATGCTTTTACTGATACCATTAAGGCTGGAAGTGGCTTTGATAGTTACTCGTGGACAACTGGTAGCACCGACTCAACAATTATTGTTAACCAAAGCGGTACTTATGGCGTAACCGTGTCCGACTACTACGGTTGTACCGCTTCCGATGAAATAAATATCACTTTAATCTTAGACGATATAGAGGTTACAGCATTGAACAACCCTAAATCTGGATGTAATATGGGGAGTGCTGAGCCTGTTGAAATTCAGATAAGGAATAACGGTGACAAGGTAATTCCTGGCGGAACAGACATCACACTAGGGTTTGAGCACAATGGGCAAACCACAACCGAACAATACACCCTACCTCAAACCATGGACCCTCAAAGCACCCTGACTATTCCTTTTACCAACACAATGGATTTTAGCGTCCGCAAAGATTATAATATTAAGGTATGGGCCATTTGGGCAAACGATATGGTTTCCTCTAACGATACCATTGTGACAACCATAACTGCTTATCCTGATATTCTGGTTGATTTAGGAGGCGATGAAGTTCATTGTGACGGAACTACCGTAACAATTGACGCAGGTGATTATAATAACAGTCCATCATACAGTTGGAGCACTGGTGCAACAACACAAACAATAGAGGTGACAGAATCAGGCACATACTCTGTTACCGTAACCGATGCAAACGGATGTAGCGATACAGGAAGCAAAACAATTACTTTCCAACAAGCACCAAATGTTACCATAAATGATTTCGCCCCGGTTTGCTCGTCGCAAAGCGAACTAACGCTAACAGGCGCAAGCCCCGAAGGCGGTACATGGTCGGGGAACACAGTTGTAGGTAACATTTTCTACCCTAGCCAAGCAGGAGCAGGCAATCACACCATTACATATGCATATACCGATAGTTACGGTTGCACAAGCAGCGCATCAAAAGAAATTACAGTTAATCCTTCTCCTATAGTAGACCTTGGCCCTGACAGAACCATAACTGCACCAATAACTCTAGACCCTGGCGATTTTTACGCTTACCTTTGGCACGATGGTTCAACAAACAGGACCTACTATGTTGATGCCACAGGAGAATACTCCGTAACTGTGACCGATGCTAAAGGATGCAAAGGGTACGATGATGTTTACATAATTTACAACGAAACTTTTGACGTTCAAGTAACAGCTTTAAAGAACCCAACAAACCATTGTTTTGATGGCAAGGATGATGATGTTACAGTTACATTAACAAACAAGGGGGGCAAAACAGTTGATGCTAACGAAACAATAACATTAAACCTAAATGTTAACAACCAAAACATTACGGAAGAGGTTAGCTTTGACTCCCCATTTGAAACAAATGACACTAAAGAATACACCTTTTCCAAAAAAATAAATCTACCTCAAGGAAGCAACACTTTAAATTTTGTTGCAAAATTTAATAATATCTCAGGAACACCTAGCCAATTCAATGTTGAAATCTACAATACGCCATCATTGGAACTTGGGGATGGGGCAGACACCCTACGCGTTAAACTACCCTACGAGCTTGCTTCTGGCGTTGGAGGAGTATCCTACAACTGGAATACAGGGGCAACCAGTCCTACCATTACAGTTAACACATGGGGTAAATACTGGTTAACCATAACCGATTCGCACGGTTGTACTGCATCCGACACAATCGTAATAACCTGGCCATTAAGCGTAACGGAAAACAACTTGAACGGAGAGATAGACATATTTCCTAATCCTGCCTCTGAAAATTTAACCATTCGAATCAAGACACCAACCCCCATCGAAAACACCCTCAAGTTATTATCCCCGCTTGGACAGTGTGTCTATGAGACAAAAACAGAGTTTGCTTTAAGCTCCAGCACTAACATAAACATTAATCACCTACAACCTGGAGTATATATTTTACAAATATCAAACAACACTGGCAAAGCATCGTTCAAAATCATTATAAATCGTTAG
- a CDS encoding TetR/AcrR family transcriptional regulator has translation MPRNDKQNEGIRKQRIAQIMEAALDVFAHKGYHTATIADIAKKANIAKGLIYNYFESKEDLLYKLVMHGMNDLIEKFDANHDGVLTDEEMELFINDMFQKIVEKRNYWKLYFSVMLQPDVFDFNFYNKFEEQYQAMVKALIDYFKRKGFENPEMEYLLLHTMSDGIVINFIMNENFPLEGIKNEIIKRYIHNNSQKNKKPC, from the coding sequence ATGCCAAGAAACGATAAACAGAACGAAGGAATACGCAAGCAAAGGATAGCTCAAATAATGGAAGCAGCACTTGATGTGTTTGCACACAAGGGGTATCATACTGCCACAATTGCCGATATAGCCAAAAAGGCTAACATAGCAAAAGGACTAATTTACAACTACTTCGAATCAAAGGAAGACCTGCTATACAAATTGGTTATGCATGGTATGAACGATTTAATAGAAAAGTTCGATGCTAACCATGATGGGGTACTCACCGATGAAGAGATGGAGCTCTTTATTAACGACATGTTCCAAAAAATTGTTGAGAAAAGAAACTACTGGAAGCTATACTTTTCGGTGATGCTTCAACCTGATGTTTTCGATTTTAATTTCTACAATAAATTCGAGGAACAGTACCAGGCTATGGTAAAAGCATTAATTGATTACTTTAAAAGGAAAGGATTTGAAAACCCCGAAATGGAATATTTACTTCTTCACACCATGTCCGATGGTATTGTAATAAATTTCATCATGAACGAGAACTTTCCCCTAGAGGGGATTAAAAACGAAATAATAAAACGCTATATACACAACAACTCACAAAAAAATAAAAAGCCATGTTAA
- a CDS encoding outer membrane lipoprotein-sorting protein, with protein MLRILLSAILILTNAWAALSQNATDIVRKADEKMRGEKSSYSEMTMRIVRPKWERSISFKSWSKGTELSLVYITDPAKEKGQAFLKIKREMWSWNPTINRTVKLPPSMLSQGWMGSDFTNDDLLNQRSIVVDYIHSITGTENIDGEECWKITLLPKPNAPVVWGKIVMWITKKHYLILKSEYYDEDQILVKTELASQIKQIGGRTIPTVYELLPAEEPGNKTIVELNKIEFNININDSFFSLRNLTQAR; from the coding sequence ATGTTAAGGATTCTACTTTCAGCAATACTGATTTTAACTAATGCATGGGCTGCACTCTCGCAAAATGCCACAGACATTGTTCGGAAAGCAGACGAAAAAATGCGAGGTGAAAAATCGAGCTATAGCGAGATGACCATGCGAATTGTACGTCCTAAATGGGAGCGTTCCATTTCTTTTAAAAGTTGGAGCAAGGGCACAGAACTATCACTGGTATATATTACCGATCCTGCAAAAGAAAAGGGACAGGCTTTTTTAAAGATTAAACGCGAGATGTGGAGCTGGAATCCTACAATAAACCGCACCGTAAAACTTCCTCCTTCCATGTTATCGCAAGGCTGGATGGGCTCCGACTTCACTAACGATGACCTGCTTAACCAACGCTCAATTGTGGTTGACTATATTCACTCTATTACAGGAACTGAAAATATTGACGGGGAAGAGTGCTGGAAAATCACCCTACTACCAAAACCCAATGCACCTGTAGTTTGGGGTAAAATTGTGATGTGGATTACAAAAAAACACTATTTGATTCTTAAATCGGAATACTACGACGAAGATCAAATCCTTGTTAAGACTGAACTGGCAAGCCAGATAAAGCAGATTGGAGGTCGAACCATTCCCACTGTCTACGAATTACTACCTGCCGAAGAACCTGGCAACAAAACCATAGTGGAGCTAAATAAAATAGAATTCAACATCAACATTAACGATTCATTTTTCTCACTACGCAACCTAACCCAAGCTAGGTAA
- a CDS encoding ABC transporter permease produces the protein MSFLKMAQRNLWRNKRRTAITVSSIFFAVLLAVVMRSFQLGTYSLMIKNAIEQYYGFIRVQHPDYTFDPSLDNTIDYDSSIIEQIANIPNVKSITSRLETFALASSGNITKGVLVIGIDINKEKAFSNPEQFIAHYIINKDAANSVISRFNVTDEIADILKGNIGTAFVDSTKLVSIFDDLPITLEAVKEILKLSKIEGQFLTPNDNGVVISSRLAKFLNAQVGDSLILLSQGYHGSSAAGLYPIRGIVRIPNPELDNRLVYMPINQTQEFTSAYNKIAYYAINLDNTSDEMLTATNDSISKLLMGSELESKTWKELNKVLVQQIESDNQSGKIFLFLLYFVVFFGIFGTVVMMIHERIHEFAVLISVGMQRSKLFLTIFLEMLIMALIGIALGYVVGLPIIHYYNIHPIRLTGELAKWMMDMGFEPLMPMAPFGSYITWQGVSVFLMVLLASIYPLRKISKLKVAESIKR, from the coding sequence ATGAGCTTCCTAAAAATGGCACAACGAAACCTTTGGCGGAACAAACGTCGGACAGCCATAACCGTTTCAAGCATATTTTTTGCAGTACTACTAGCTGTCGTTATGCGTTCGTTTCAGCTTGGCACATACTCTTTAATGATTAAAAATGCCATTGAGCAGTACTATGGCTTCATAAGAGTTCAACATCCCGATTACACGTTTGACCCTTCGCTCGATAATACGATTGATTATGACTCATCAATAATTGAGCAAATAGCCAATATCCCAAATGTAAAATCGATTACATCAAGGCTTGAAACCTTTGCACTGGCATCATCAGGCAATATTACTAAAGGTGTCCTTGTTATTGGGATTGACATCAATAAAGAAAAGGCATTTTCTAATCCCGAACAGTTTATCGCTCACTACATTATCAACAAAGATGCAGCAAACTCTGTTATATCAAGGTTTAATGTAACAGACGAAATAGCTGATATCCTAAAAGGCAACATAGGTACTGCTTTCGTAGATTCGACAAAACTTGTTTCTATCTTCGACGACCTTCCAATAACATTAGAAGCAGTTAAGGAAATCCTAAAACTCTCAAAGATTGAGGGGCAATTCTTAACACCCAACGATAATGGTGTTGTAATTTCATCAAGATTAGCAAAATTCCTTAACGCACAAGTTGGCGATTCGCTCATACTACTTAGTCAAGGATATCATGGAAGTTCGGCAGCAGGGCTTTATCCCATACGCGGTATTGTTCGAATACCAAACCCTGAACTCGACAACAGACTTGTTTACATGCCTATTAACCAAACCCAAGAATTCACATCGGCTTATAACAAAATAGCCTACTATGCCATAAATCTTGACAACACTTCCGATGAGATGCTTACCGCAACTAACGACTCCATTAGCAAACTTTTAATGGGCTCGGAACTTGAATCAAAGACCTGGAAAGAGCTAAACAAGGTTCTTGTTCAACAAATTGAAAGCGATAATCAGAGCGGAAAGATTTTCTTATTCTTACTCTACTTTGTGGTATTTTTTGGAATATTTGGTACGGTAGTCATGATGATTCATGAGCGGATACACGAATTTGCTGTTCTAATTTCTGTAGGGATGCAAAGGTCTAAACTGTTCCTAACAATATTTCTGGAAATGCTTATCATGGCACTCATAGGTATTGCTTTAGGATATGTAGTTGGGCTACCAATCATACACTACTATAACATTCACCCCATACGACTAACAGGAGAACTGGCTAAATGGATGATGGACATGGGCTTTGAACCACTTATGCCAATGGCTCCTTTTGGCTCCTATATCACATGGCAGGGAGTATCAGTTTTTCTAATGGTTTTACTGGCAAGCATCTATCCATTACGAAAAATTTCAAAACTAAAAGTAGCTGAGTCGATTAAAAGGTAA
- a CDS encoding ABC transporter permease, giving the protein MLLSLSWRNIWRNKTRSMVVVAAIAIGLWSGVSTMALLNGWIKGRMNDSINNEISHIQIHQPDFLLNEEVDKVFAADSVKNILDKAPNVTGYSQRIKLYAMAQSDRASAGLMVLGVKPRDERKISGIPQTIIMGNFLEGNHRVPSIVIGKKAAEQLKLVNFVLNEKSVSSLAVLDESIPKHLEPLNGKRYRNRATLIRDLKKNLPHKTFEKWADRIADSLATFRLRGPVILTFQTAGGELKSAMFRVRGIYKTSNTAFDSRMAFVDYNVLSGNARIPNGYVHEIAIKCTDNDVAKSLSKELSSTLKNLKIQNWEEISPEIALYAAFGDFMGLIYVVIFLFALAFGIINTMMMSVLERFREFGMLMAIGMKKLQIFKMIMAETVLLTLTGGVVGLALSFIFIKILSHTGVDLSMWAEGLEAIGYASVIYPELTVTNYILVTVLVIITGILSSIWPARRALKLNPMEALRIE; this is encoded by the coding sequence ATGTTACTATCATTAAGTTGGCGAAATATTTGGCGTAACAAAACCAGAAGCATGGTTGTAGTTGCTGCAATTGCCATTGGGCTTTGGAGCGGTGTTTCAACCATGGCTTTGCTAAATGGTTGGATAAAAGGGCGCATGAACGATAGCATTAATAATGAGATATCGCACATCCAAATACATCAACCCGATTTCCTATTGAACGAAGAGGTTGACAAGGTATTTGCTGCTGACTCCGTTAAAAACATTTTAGATAAAGCACCTAATGTAACAGGATATAGCCAACGCATAAAGCTTTACGCCATGGCCCAATCGGACAGGGCAAGCGCTGGTCTTATGGTGCTAGGCGTTAAGCCCCGCGACGAGCGTAAGATTAGTGGAATACCACAAACCATTATAATGGGGAATTTTCTCGAAGGCAACCATAGAGTTCCCTCAATAGTTATTGGCAAGAAAGCAGCGGAGCAGCTCAAACTTGTAAACTTTGTGCTAAATGAAAAATCAGTTAGTTCGTTAGCAGTGCTAGACGAGTCAATCCCAAAGCACCTTGAGCCATTAAATGGGAAACGTTACAGGAATAGGGCAACGTTGATAAGAGACCTAAAGAAGAATTTACCCCATAAAACCTTTGAAAAATGGGCTGATAGAATTGCAGATTCCCTAGCCACCTTTAGATTAAGAGGTCCTGTTATACTAACCTTTCAAACAGCAGGTGGTGAACTAAAAAGCGCCATGTTTAGAGTTAGAGGAATTTACAAAACATCAAACACAGCCTTCGACTCTCGCATGGCATTTGTTGACTATAATGTGCTATCGGGAAACGCTAGAATTCCTAATGGTTATGTGCACGAGATTGCAATTAAATGTACCGATAACGATGTTGCCAAAAGCTTATCAAAAGAACTTTCAAGCACATTAAAAAACCTAAAAATTCAAAACTGGGAAGAAATCTCACCTGAGATTGCACTATATGCAGCCTTTGGCGATTTTATGGGGCTAATTTATGTGGTTATCTTCCTCTTTGCACTTGCTTTTGGTATAATCAACACTATGATGATGAGCGTTTTAGAGCGATTCAGAGAATTTGGAATGCTTATGGCCATTGGAATGAAAAAGTTACAGATTTTTAAAATGATAATGGCGGAAACTGTTTTGTTAACACTTACTGGAGGAGTTGTTGGTCTAGCGCTTAGCTTTATATTTATAAAAATACTTTCACACACAGGAGTCGACCTTAGCATGTGGGCCGAAGGGCTTGAAGCTATTGGTTACGCATCTGTAATCTATCCCGAGCTAACTGTAACAAACTACATACTTGTTACCGTTCTGGTAATTATTACAGGTATTCTTTCGTCGATATGGCCTGCACGTAGGGCACTTAAGCTCAACCCAATGGAAGCGCTAAGAATTGAGTAG